The Thermosynechococcus sp. genome has a segment encoding these proteins:
- a CDS encoding class I SAM-dependent methyltransferase, whose amino-acid sequence MATILRTWSYQYPWLYDTISALAAIAVGGSDRLHRLAWQDLSLPRTAVVLDLCCGHGIVTQALTEAFDQVTGLDASPQAIARARERVPQATYVQAFAEKMPFADATFDLVHTSMALHEMTAAQLNAILAETWRILKPGGWFALIDFHRPQVPLLWPGMALFFWLFETETAWQLLQTDLAAQLRLQGFTVEGQTYHLGRSLQVLHGRKPSTND is encoded by the coding sequence GTGGCAACCATCTTACGCACTTGGAGCTATCAATATCCTTGGCTGTACGACACCATTAGCGCCCTTGCCGCCATAGCAGTTGGGGGGAGCGATCGCCTGCATCGTTTGGCTTGGCAAGATTTGAGTTTACCCCGCACTGCTGTGGTTTTAGATCTCTGCTGTGGCCACGGCATTGTGACTCAAGCCTTAACTGAGGCCTTTGATCAGGTTACAGGGTTGGATGCCTCACCGCAGGCGATCGCCCGTGCCCGAGAGCGCGTACCCCAAGCCACCTATGTACAGGCCTTTGCTGAGAAGATGCCCTTTGCCGATGCCACCTTTGATCTGGTACACACCAGCATGGCCCTCCACGAAATGACCGCAGCCCAACTAAATGCTATCTTGGCGGAAACGTGGCGGATTCTCAAGCCCGGTGGCTGGTTTGCCCTCATTGATTTTCACCGCCCCCAAGTGCCCCTCCTTTGGCCGGGGATGGCTCTCTTTTTTTGGCTCTTTGAAACGGAAACCGCTTGGCAACTGCTGCAAACGGACTTAGCTGCGCAGCTACGGCTACAGGGCTTTACGGTGGAGGGGCAGACTTACCACCTAGGACGCAGTTTACAGGTTCTCCATGGCCGCAAACCCAGCACGAACGATTAA
- the gcvP gene encoding aminomethyl-transferring glycine dehydrogenase — translation MVSSPPQLEINLETDAEFVARHIGITPSDLPQMLTLLGYGSLKELINAVIPPEIRLQRPLALGEGLSETAALQKLRTLAQQNQVWRSYIGMGYYNCITPAVIQRNILENPGWYTQYTPYQAEIAQGRLEALLNFQTLVSDLTALPIANASLLDEATAAAEAMTLSFNACRQKGANRFLVAQDCHPQTLAVLHTRALPLGIQIVPIDPIASELPWENAFGLLLQYPASDGAVRSPQALIAAAHERGLLVTVATDLLALTLLRPPGEWGADIAVGSSQRFGVPLGYGGPHAAFFATREEFKRQLPGRLVGVSHDALGQKALRLALQTREQHIRREKATSNICTAQVLLAVVASMYAVYHGADGLRQIAKRIHQQGVRLAAGLEAAGYQLYYWEFFDTLRIGLGNLPVQVLKERAAAAQINLRYFDDGSVGISLDETTTEKDVADLLALFGASPAEVEGGDRLPSTLKRQSPYLQHPVFQDYHSEHALLRYIHRLQAKDLSLTTSMIPLGSCTMKLNATAEMLPISWPEFNQLHPFAPQEQAQGYQQLFRELAAMLAEITGFDAISLQPNAGSQGEYAGLLVIRQYHHSRGESQRNVCLIPTSAHGTNPASAVMAGMQVVAVNCDHQGNIDVADLATKAETYGDRLAALMITYPSTHGVFETGIRQICDIIHRYGGQVYMDGANMNAQVGLCRPGDVGADVCHLNLHKTFCIPHGGGGPGVGPIGVKAHLAPFLPTTQVIPQGSEIGPVTAAPWGSASILPISWMYITLMGGVGLTRATAIAILNANYIAKRLEPYYPILYKGAHGLVAHECILDLRPLKKSAGIEVEDIAKRLMDYGFHAPTVSWPVPGTLMIEPTESETKAELDRFCEAMIAIRAEIAEIEAGVSDRQQNPLKNAPHPALMLATDPWPYPYSRQVAAYPAPWLREYKFWPAVARIDNAYGDRHLVCSCSVPIRAPQS, via the coding sequence ATGGTAAGTTCACCGCCCCAACTGGAGATTAACTTAGAGACCGATGCCGAATTTGTAGCGCGGCACATTGGCATTACGCCCAGCGATCTACCGCAAATGTTGACCCTGTTGGGGTATGGCAGCCTCAAGGAACTCATCAATGCCGTCATTCCGCCAGAGATTCGCTTGCAACGCCCTCTTGCCCTTGGTGAGGGTCTGAGTGAAACGGCAGCCCTGCAAAAATTACGCACCCTTGCCCAGCAAAACCAAGTTTGGCGCAGCTACATCGGCATGGGCTACTACAACTGCATTACGCCCGCCGTGATTCAGCGCAACATTCTTGAAAACCCCGGCTGGTACACCCAGTACACCCCCTACCAAGCGGAAATTGCCCAAGGACGCCTGGAAGCCCTCCTTAACTTTCAAACCCTTGTGAGCGATCTGACGGCCCTACCCATTGCCAATGCCTCCCTCCTCGATGAGGCCACGGCTGCCGCTGAAGCTATGACCCTGAGCTTCAATGCCTGCCGTCAAAAGGGCGCCAACCGCTTCTTGGTGGCCCAGGATTGCCATCCCCAAACCCTTGCCGTTCTGCATACCCGTGCCCTACCCCTTGGCATCCAGATTGTGCCCATTGACCCGATCGCCAGTGAATTGCCCTGGGAGAATGCCTTTGGCCTCCTCTTGCAATATCCTGCCAGCGATGGCGCGGTGCGATCGCCCCAAGCCCTGATTGCCGCTGCCCATGAACGGGGACTGCTGGTGACCGTGGCCACGGATTTACTGGCCTTGACCCTGTTGCGGCCGCCGGGGGAATGGGGGGCAGATATTGCCGTGGGTAGTTCGCAGCGCTTTGGGGTGCCCTTGGGCTATGGGGGTCCCCATGCTGCCTTCTTCGCCACCCGTGAAGAATTTAAGCGGCAGTTGCCAGGGCGCCTAGTGGGGGTTTCCCACGATGCCCTGGGTCAAAAGGCCTTGCGCCTTGCTTTGCAAACCCGCGAGCAGCACATCCGTCGCGAAAAGGCTACCAGCAACATTTGCACCGCCCAAGTTTTGCTGGCGGTTGTTGCCAGTATGTATGCCGTCTATCACGGCGCCGATGGGCTGCGGCAAATCGCTAAGCGCATCCATCAACAGGGAGTGAGATTGGCCGCAGGCTTAGAAGCAGCGGGCTATCAACTCTACTATTGGGAATTTTTTGACACCCTGCGCATCGGCTTGGGCAACCTGCCAGTGCAGGTGCTCAAGGAGCGGGCAGCAGCGGCACAAATTAACCTGCGCTACTTTGACGATGGCAGTGTGGGCATCAGCCTCGATGAGACCACCACCGAAAAAGATGTGGCGGATTTACTGGCCCTCTTTGGCGCCAGTCCGGCTGAAGTTGAAGGGGGCGATCGCCTGCCGTCAACCCTGAAACGTCAATCCCCTTATCTGCAGCATCCGGTCTTTCAGGACTACCACAGCGAACACGCACTGCTGCGCTACATTCATCGCCTTCAGGCCAAGGATCTCTCCCTCACGACCTCAATGATTCCCCTTGGTTCCTGCACGATGAAGCTGAATGCGACGGCTGAAATGCTGCCCATCAGCTGGCCAGAATTTAATCAGCTCCATCCCTTTGCTCCCCAAGAACAGGCTCAGGGATATCAGCAGCTCTTTCGGGAACTGGCGGCAATGCTGGCGGAAATTACAGGCTTTGATGCCATTTCCCTGCAACCCAATGCTGGCTCCCAAGGGGAGTATGCGGGACTGTTGGTGATTCGTCAGTACCACCACAGTCGCGGCGAAAGTCAGCGCAATGTCTGTCTCATTCCCACCTCTGCCCATGGCACCAACCCCGCCAGTGCCGTGATGGCTGGCATGCAAGTCGTGGCCGTAAATTGCGATCACCAAGGCAACATTGATGTGGCGGATCTGGCGACCAAGGCTGAGACCTATGGCGATCGCCTAGCGGCCTTGATGATCACCTATCCCTCTACCCATGGCGTCTTTGAAACGGGAATTCGCCAAATCTGCGACATCATCCATCGCTACGGTGGGCAGGTGTATATGGATGGTGCCAATATGAATGCCCAAGTAGGGCTGTGTCGTCCAGGGGACGTTGGTGCCGATGTCTGCCATTTGAATCTCCACAAAACCTTCTGCATTCCCCACGGTGGTGGTGGGCCCGGCGTCGGCCCAATCGGGGTGAAAGCCCACTTAGCGCCCTTCTTGCCGACAACCCAGGTGATTCCCCAAGGATCAGAAATTGGCCCAGTGACCGCCGCCCCTTGGGGCAGTGCCAGTATTTTGCCGATTTCCTGGATGTATATCACCCTGATGGGGGGGGTGGGGCTAACGCGCGCCACGGCGATCGCTATCCTCAATGCCAACTACATCGCCAAACGCCTGGAACCCTACTATCCCATTCTCTACAAAGGTGCCCACGGCCTGGTGGCCCACGAGTGCATTCTTGATCTGCGGCCCCTGAAAAAATCAGCGGGGATTGAGGTGGAGGATATTGCCAAGCGGTTGATGGACTACGGCTTCCATGCTCCCACTGTCTCTTGGCCGGTCCCCGGCACGTTAATGATTGAACCCACAGAGAGTGAAACCAAGGCGGAATTGGATCGCTTCTGTGAGGCGATGATTGCCATTCGGGCAGAAATTGCTGAAATTGAGGCCGGGGTGAGCGATCGCCAGCAAAACCCCCTGAAAAACGCCCCCCATCCAGCACTGATGCTGGCCACAGACCCATGGCCCTACCCCTATTCGCGGCAGGTGGCCGCCTACCCTGCCCCTTGGCTGCGGGAGTACAAATTCTGGCCAGCGGTAGCCCGTATTGACAATGCCTATGGCGATCGCCACCTAGTGTGTAGTTGCTCAGTGCCCATCAGGGCACCCCAATCTTAA
- a CDS encoding cytochrome ubiquinol oxidase subunit I, giving the protein MDSLDTVVLSRWQFALTAIFHMLWPVLTTGMSIYLVIIEGLWLKTKNLTYYHHARFWSKLYVLNFGIGVASGLPMAFQFGLNWAPFSEAVGDFFGTVLGFEATMAFMLEAAFLGIMIFGWQRVPPLMHWISTLCVAFGSNLSTFWILSANSWLQTPAGGVFVEGKFRVQDYFQAIANPFMVKSFAHMFFATLETSLFVIGGISAWYLLQNRLPNFFTKSLKVVLVMALVIAPLQVFVGHLSAEQVYHYQPAKLAAMEALWETVPAATPADWSLIALPNEAAETNTFEVKIPGLLSYLLALKPQLETPILGLKEWAPSDRPHLVGLIYYSFRLMVAIGLYLAALAIVTIFVWWRTGLEGDRLRNYKWLWWGWIFAGPLGYLAVEAGWIVRCVGRQPWIVYGQLRTAEAASDLPPQVVLFSLSGLVALYTIFFFAALFFGSRIIQKGPNVALPVPGQANAEALEIRIKLAQHQPDRRPLETQQ; this is encoded by the coding sequence CTGGATAGTCTCGATACCGTTGTTCTCTCCCGTTGGCAGTTTGCCCTCACGGCCATTTTCCATATGCTCTGGCCGGTCTTGACGACGGGTATGAGTATTTATCTCGTCATCATCGAGGGGCTGTGGCTGAAAACCAAGAACCTGACCTACTATCACCATGCTCGTTTCTGGTCGAAGCTCTATGTCCTTAACTTTGGGATTGGCGTGGCTTCAGGGCTACCCATGGCCTTTCAATTTGGCCTCAACTGGGCACCCTTTTCTGAGGCCGTTGGGGATTTCTTTGGTACTGTTTTGGGATTTGAGGCCACCATGGCCTTTATGCTGGAGGCGGCCTTCCTCGGCATTATGATCTTCGGCTGGCAACGGGTCCCCCCGCTGATGCACTGGATTTCGACCCTCTGTGTTGCCTTTGGGTCCAACCTCTCTACCTTCTGGATTCTCTCGGCCAACTCATGGCTGCAGACCCCTGCCGGGGGCGTGTTTGTCGAGGGTAAATTCCGTGTTCAGGACTACTTCCAAGCGATCGCCAACCCCTTCATGGTCAAGAGCTTTGCCCACATGTTCTTTGCCACCCTTGAAACATCACTTTTTGTGATTGGTGGCATTAGTGCTTGGTATTTGCTGCAAAACCGCTTGCCCAATTTCTTTACCAAATCCCTGAAGGTGGTGTTGGTCATGGCCTTGGTGATTGCCCCGCTACAGGTGTTTGTCGGCCACCTGAGTGCTGAGCAGGTCTATCACTACCAACCCGCCAAATTAGCCGCCATGGAAGCCCTCTGGGAAACAGTACCAGCGGCTACCCCCGCAGACTGGAGCTTGATTGCCCTACCCAACGAGGCGGCAGAAACCAATACCTTTGAGGTCAAAATTCCCGGCCTGCTGAGCTACCTATTGGCGCTAAAGCCTCAGTTAGAGACACCCATCCTTGGCTTGAAGGAGTGGGCACCCAGCGATCGCCCCCATCTGGTTGGCCTGATTTACTATTCCTTTCGACTGATGGTGGCCATTGGTCTGTACCTCGCTGCCCTGGCAATTGTCACGATTTTTGTTTGGTGGCGCACGGGTCTTGAGGGCGATCGCCTGCGCAATTACAAGTGGCTCTGGTGGGGCTGGATTTTTGCGGGGCCCTTGGGGTACCTTGCGGTCGAAGCGGGCTGGATTGTGCGCTGTGTCGGGCGTCAACCGTGGATTGTCTATGGTCAGTTGCGAACAGCTGAAGCCGCCTCCGATCTACCCCCCCAAGTGGTGCTCTTTTCCCTCAGCGGCTTAGTTGCCCTCTACACCATTTTCTTCTTTGCGGCTCTTTTCTTTGGCAGTCGCATCATCCAAAAAGGCCCCAACGTTGCTTTACCAGTACCCGGCCAAGCCAATGCGGAAGCACTGGAAATCCGCATCAAATTGGCCCAACACCAACCCGATCGCCGTCCCCTAGAAACTCAACAGTAG
- the cydB gene encoding cytochrome d ubiquinol oxidase subunit II, translating into MEPNPLAPLEHFLPQVWFFILGLFLFLYILLDGFDLGIGILSLTSSDERRRNILMTSLGNVWDANETWLVLMGGSLFGAFPLAYATILNALYLPAVIMVVGLILRAVSFEFRENANNKRVWNLTFGIGSFLAALGQGFAVGTVFEGIKVDAAGHFAGSMWDWLTWHSVLVALTLIQGYVLIGSTYLIYKTTGELQQTHYRTATIAAWTTFIGAVLITISAPIFHEHLRAQLFQPPLFYIFAAIPVLGVLLIFLLLRSLRKREEVMPLVWTFLLFLLSFIGLGFVIFPNIIPPNVTIYEASASPSAQVFMLIFVAFLIPIMLAYNLYNYLVFRGKVVA; encoded by the coding sequence ATGGAACCCAATCCCCTTGCCCCCTTAGAGCACTTTTTGCCTCAGGTGTGGTTTTTTATCCTTGGTCTTTTTCTATTTCTCTACATTCTACTGGATGGGTTTGACCTTGGCATTGGCATTCTCTCCCTCACCAGTAGCGATGAACGCCGCCGCAATATCCTCATGACCAGCCTGGGCAATGTTTGGGATGCCAATGAGACGTGGCTAGTGCTGATGGGTGGATCCCTATTTGGGGCCTTCCCTTTGGCCTATGCCACCATCCTCAATGCCCTTTACCTGCCGGCAGTGATTATGGTCGTGGGGCTGATTTTACGAGCAGTCTCCTTTGAGTTTCGTGAAAATGCCAATAATAAACGGGTGTGGAACCTTACCTTTGGCATTGGCAGTTTCCTGGCGGCCTTGGGGCAGGGCTTTGCAGTGGGCACCGTCTTTGAGGGCATCAAGGTGGATGCGGCGGGTCACTTTGCCGGCAGCATGTGGGATTGGTTGACATGGCACTCTGTGTTGGTGGCACTGACGCTGATTCAGGGCTATGTGCTGATTGGGTCAACCTATCTGATTTACAAAACCACGGGCGAGTTGCAGCAAACCCACTATCGCACCGCCACAATTGCAGCCTGGACAACGTTTATCGGTGCTGTGTTGATTACCATTAGTGCCCCCATTTTCCATGAGCACTTACGTGCCCAACTGTTTCAGCCTCCCCTGTTCTACATTTTTGCTGCAATTCCAGTTCTGGGTGTCTTGCTGATTTTTCTACTGCTGCGTAGCTTACGAAAGCGTGAAGAAGTCATGCCCTTGGTGTGGACGTTTCTGCTGTTTCTCCTCTCATTTATTGGTTTGGGGTTTGTTATTTTTCCCAACATTATTCCTCCCAATGTCACCATTTACGAAGCTTCAGCATCTCCTAGTGCCCAAGTCTTTATGTTGATTTTTGTGGCCTTCTTAATTCCGATTATGCTGGCCTACAATCTCTACAATTATTTGGTGTTCCGTGGCAAAGTGGTGGCCTAG
- the leuB gene encoding 3-isopropylmalate dehydrogenase, translating into MATTYRIAVLAGDGIGPEIMAVALDVLRAIAPRFELNFDFVPALVGGCAIDAMGEPLPAATLEICRQSDAVLLAAIGGTQWDSLPRHLRPETGLLALRSGLGLFANLRPAKMFPQLLHASSLKPEVIAGVDLMVVRELTGGIYFGQPRGIFTTETGEQRGVNTMAYSAPEIDRIGRVAFETARKRRGKLCSVDKANVLEVSQLWRDRLTALSAEYPDVELTHLYVDNAAMQLVRAPKQFDTMVTSNLFGDILSDIAAMLTGSIGMLPSASLGESGPGLFEPVHGSAPDIAGQDKANPLAMVLSAAMMLRYSLHQPAAAQAIEEAITAVLDQGYRTGDLMSEGCTLVGCREMGNLLIKELTQ; encoded by the coding sequence ATGGCAACCACGTATCGCATTGCTGTTTTGGCCGGGGATGGCATCGGTCCAGAAATTATGGCTGTTGCCCTTGATGTGTTGCGGGCGATCGCCCCTCGCTTTGAACTGAACTTTGACTTTGTGCCTGCCCTTGTGGGGGGCTGCGCCATTGATGCTATGGGGGAACCCTTGCCAGCAGCAACGCTGGAAATCTGTCGTCAAAGTGATGCCGTGCTTTTAGCTGCCATTGGCGGAACCCAGTGGGATAGCCTACCCCGTCATCTGCGCCCGGAAACAGGATTACTTGCCCTGCGCTCTGGCCTAGGTTTATTTGCCAACCTCCGCCCCGCCAAAATGTTTCCCCAACTGCTCCATGCCTCCTCCCTCAAGCCGGAAGTGATTGCCGGTGTGGATCTCATGGTTGTGCGCGAACTGACGGGTGGCATTTACTTTGGTCAACCGCGCGGTATTTTCACCACCGAAACTGGGGAGCAGCGAGGGGTGAATACGATGGCCTACAGCGCCCCGGAAATTGATCGCATTGGCCGTGTTGCATTTGAAACCGCTCGCAAACGGCGGGGCAAACTCTGCTCTGTGGACAAGGCCAATGTCCTTGAAGTCTCCCAACTGTGGCGCGATCGCCTGACGGCCCTCAGTGCTGAGTACCCGGATGTGGAACTAACGCACCTTTATGTGGATAATGCCGCAATGCAACTGGTGCGCGCCCCAAAACAGTTTGACACGATGGTGACCAGTAACCTCTTTGGCGATATTCTCTCCGATATTGCCGCCATGCTCACCGGCAGTATTGGCATGCTTCCCTCCGCCAGCCTAGGGGAATCGGGGCCGGGTCTGTTTGAACCCGTTCATGGCTCGGCCCCCGACATTGCCGGCCAAGACAAAGCCAACCCCCTCGCCATGGTGCTCAGTGCGGCAATGATGCTGCGCTATAGTCTGCACCAACCAGCGGCAGCGCAGGCGATCGAAGAGGCGATTACCGCCGTTTTAGATCAAGGCTACCGCACTGGCGATTTAATGTCTGAGGGCTGCACGCTTGTGGGCTGTCGCGAAATGGGCAACCTCCTAATCAAGGAGTTGACCCAATAA
- a CDS encoding pentapeptide repeat-containing protein has protein sequence MEPDVLLKRYSVGDRDFAGIRLRRGNLSRCILTGVDFSRADLTDAALQSTNLQGADLRGAILTGVNLSQADLRGADLRGVILISADLRWVSLRKANLTGADLSRANLANADLSEANLTGAQLSEAILRDANLTLTDLTLAELERANLTRANLTEAYLRGADLTDAVLRESQLLQANLRGANLSAANLQQANLERAILIGANLRRARLEEANLREVAFKEANLRHACLDKANLVGADLRGVSLAQALLRGADLSSAILIGANLMGANLSGADLRGANLIEAILTGASLNGVDLRAVDMSEAILPDGYLCE, from the coding sequence GTGGAACCTGATGTTTTACTGAAACGCTATAGCGTTGGCGATCGCGACTTTGCGGGGATACGCTTGCGCCGTGGTAACCTGAGCCGCTGTATTCTAACGGGCGTTGATTTTTCCCGTGCCGACCTCACCGATGCTGCCCTCCAGAGTACGAATCTGCAAGGGGCCGATTTGCGGGGGGCAATTCTGACTGGCGTGAATCTCAGTCAAGCGGACTTGCGGGGGGCGGATCTGCGGGGTGTGATTTTAATCAGTGCCGATCTACGCTGGGTGTCTCTGCGCAAGGCCAACCTGACAGGGGCGGATCTGAGCCGTGCCAACCTTGCCAATGCCGATCTCAGTGAGGCCAATCTCACCGGTGCTCAACTGAGTGAAGCAATTTTGCGGGATGCCAACTTGACGCTCACGGATTTGACCCTTGCTGAACTTGAGCGTGCCAACCTCACCCGTGCCAACTTGACTGAAGCCTACCTGCGGGGTGCCGATCTCACGGATGCGGTCTTGCGGGAAAGTCAACTCCTGCAGGCCAATTTACGGGGTGCCAATCTCAGTGCCGCCAATTTGCAGCAGGCCAATCTAGAGCGGGCGATTTTGATCGGAGCGAATCTGCGTCGTGCCCGCCTTGAGGAAGCCAACCTCCGCGAAGTGGCCTTCAAAGAAGCCAATTTACGCCATGCCTGTCTGGACAAAGCCAATCTTGTTGGAGCTGATTTGCGGGGGGTGAGCCTTGCTCAAGCGCTGCTGCGGGGAGCAGATCTGAGTTCTGCCATTCTCATTGGCGCCAACCTAATGGGTGCGAATCTCAGCGGGGCTGATCTGCGGGGAGCCAATCTCATTGAAGCCATTCTCACCGGTGCCAGCCTCAATGGTGTTGATCTGAGGGCGGTAGATATGAGTGAGGCGATTTTACCGGATGGCTATCTCTGCGAATAG
- a CDS encoding DUF3352 domain-containing protein — MTTESRPLVRPPRRFHPWLVAAVAVVVLGAGTAAALLLWQRFSQRSIAPGMAIAPKAALLTLTLPTDPQPWEVLSKSNLLQTQPWLNPTYDPLSPEGVNLAQLDYLKEVRPFIGDRATLVLLPITPESVKESPVPPYVWVVPTLNVPMGEQLLQSLIGEPITEINGVKIFRAKGIVPGPDSGTIALLKHQDQAYLIWSQHQSALQQVIATAQANNGIASQLTYQQAVKGLSDHRPLVELYLNLPAFLASQMAAPEGSLPEPPRELQGIVLTAEMTPEQIELEAVTWRPEANQALVSEGQSRELSRLVPETTLAFYGTGSFKNLWHNTPASVKKTIASTVKDLTGLDWQQAFVPWMDGEFAAAFVPVPSLGNAPSLVFLSQTSDRPRASQTLSQLDSQIRDRLRWQVQQTATEPQPITTWRIPPGLPVGQHGWLNDQIVFLGLGPLMDMSRRPERSLADSPLYHAVLPQPKDTQFYLNLSNLGSLQNNLLLPQLAPEVVRSLQPFAALGITSHVRDNQFTHYIARIRLKPTSPP; from the coding sequence ATGACCACTGAATCTCGGCCGTTGGTTCGGCCTCCCCGGCGGTTCCACCCTTGGCTAGTGGCTGCTGTTGCCGTGGTGGTTCTGGGCGCGGGGACAGCAGCGGCCCTTCTCCTGTGGCAGCGCTTTAGCCAACGTTCCATCGCTCCTGGCATGGCGATCGCCCCTAAGGCGGCTCTTTTAACCCTAACCCTACCGACAGATCCCCAGCCCTGGGAAGTCCTGAGCAAAAGCAATCTGTTGCAGACCCAACCCTGGTTGAATCCAACCTACGATCCGCTATCCCCTGAGGGGGTGAATCTGGCGCAACTGGATTACCTCAAGGAGGTGCGCCCCTTCATTGGCGATCGCGCCACCCTTGTGCTGCTACCCATTACCCCGGAATCGGTAAAGGAATCGCCAGTCCCCCCCTACGTTTGGGTTGTGCCAACGCTGAATGTACCAATGGGGGAGCAGCTCCTGCAAAGTCTAATTGGCGAACCGATCACAGAAATCAATGGGGTGAAAATTTTTAGGGCAAAGGGAATTGTTCCTGGCCCCGATAGCGGCACGATCGCCCTCCTCAAGCATCAAGACCAAGCCTATCTCATCTGGAGTCAGCACCAGAGCGCCCTGCAACAAGTCATTGCCACCGCCCAAGCCAACAACGGCATTGCCAGTCAGCTCACCTATCAACAGGCGGTGAAAGGGTTATCGGATCATCGCCCTCTTGTGGAACTCTATTTGAACCTGCCCGCTTTTTTAGCCAGTCAGATGGCTGCCCCTGAGGGAAGTCTGCCTGAGCCGCCCCGGGAGCTGCAAGGGATCGTGCTCACTGCAGAGATGACCCCTGAGCAAATTGAACTGGAGGCAGTAACTTGGCGCCCTGAGGCGAATCAAGCCTTAGTCAGTGAAGGTCAAAGCCGTGAACTCAGTCGTCTTGTGCCTGAAACAACCCTTGCTTTTTACGGTACAGGTTCCTTCAAAAATTTATGGCACAATACCCCTGCCTCAGTCAAAAAGACCATCGCCAGCACCGTTAAAGATCTCACCGGCCTCGATTGGCAACAGGCTTTTGTGCCTTGGATGGATGGCGAATTTGCCGCTGCCTTTGTGCCGGTTCCTTCCCTGGGAAATGCCCCTAGCTTAGTCTTTTTGAGTCAGACGAGCGATCGCCCCCGCGCCAGCCAAACCCTTAGCCAACTCGATAGCCAAATTCGCGATCGCCTGCGGTGGCAAGTACAGCAAACAGCAACAGAACCCCAACCCATTACTACTTGGCGCATTCCTCCGGGTTTGCCTGTGGGGCAGCATGGCTGGCTCAATGACCAGATCGTCTTTTTGGGACTCGGTCCTCTGATGGATATGAGTCGCCGGCCTGAGCGCTCCCTTGCCGACTCTCCCCTTTACCATGCGGTACTTCCCCAGCCCAAGGACACCCAGTTTTACCTGAATTTGAGTAACTTGGGGTCATTGCAAAATAACTTGCTCTTGCCACAACTGGCTCCTGAGGTGGTGCGATCGCTCCAACCCTTTGCTGCCCTGGGCATCACCAGTCATGTGCGGGATAATCAGTTTACCCACTACATCGCTCGAATTCGCTTAAAACCCACTTCACCCCCGTAA
- the cofH gene encoding 7,8-didemethyl-8-hydroxy-5-deazariboflavin synthase subunit CofH, which produces MQTIGAIAELEEILTNNGISSQQALTLLTAALPLAATSNPQEPLPPLLRALQTASDRLRQQQVGDTVTYVINRNINFTNICEQHCAFCAFRRDATAGDAYWLDIETILRKVADAVAQGATEICMQGGLNPAAKEGGSSLRYYQFLVREIKTAFPQIHLHAFSPQEIQFIAREDGRSYAQVIDVLHQTGVDSMPGTAAEVLVDRVRAKICPEKICTATWLEIVETAHRLGVWTTSTMLCGHIETPADQVAHLQHLQQLQQKALEHDYPARISEFILLPYVGELAPKAMRQWVGHHQPQLLPTLVLTAVARLFLGRWIANHQPSWVKLGLGGATMALNWGCNDLGGTLMEEHITSVAGAQGGTGVSPADLVAAIHSLGRTPRQRTTLYNAVGELR; this is translated from the coding sequence ATGCAGACCATAGGCGCGATCGCCGAGCTAGAGGAGATTCTGACCAACAATGGCATTTCTAGCCAACAAGCCTTAACCCTTTTGACAGCCGCCCTTCCCTTAGCGGCAACCAGCAATCCTCAAGAACCATTGCCCCCACTACTGCGGGCACTGCAGACTGCTAGCGATCGCCTGCGCCAACAACAGGTGGGCGACACCGTCACCTATGTCATTAACCGCAACATCAACTTCACCAATATCTGTGAGCAACACTGCGCCTTTTGTGCCTTTCGTCGCGATGCCACCGCTGGCGATGCTTACTGGCTCGACATTGAAACAATACTGAGGAAAGTGGCGGATGCGGTTGCCCAAGGGGCTACAGAAATCTGTATGCAGGGGGGACTCAATCCGGCCGCCAAGGAAGGCGGTTCCAGTTTGCGCTACTACCAATTCCTGGTGCGGGAAATTAAAACGGCCTTTCCCCAGATCCATCTCCATGCCTTTTCGCCCCAAGAAATTCAATTCATTGCCCGTGAGGATGGCCGCTCCTATGCCCAAGTAATTGATGTCCTGCATCAGACTGGGGTGGACTCCATGCCCGGTACCGCCGCTGAAGTATTAGTAGATCGGGTGCGGGCAAAAATTTGTCCTGAGAAAATTTGCACCGCCACTTGGCTTGAGATTGTTGAGACGGCCCATCGCTTGGGGGTGTGGACGACCAGCACGATGCTCTGCGGCCATATTGAAACGCCAGCGGATCAGGTGGCTCACCTACAACACCTACAGCAACTTCAGCAAAAGGCTTTAGAACACGACTATCCCGCCCGCATCAGCGAGTTTATCCTGCTGCCCTACGTTGGGGAACTTGCCCCTAAAGCCATGCGACAATGGGTAGGACACCACCAACCGCAGTTACTACCCACATTGGTGCTGACGGCAGTGGCGCGGCTCTTTTTGGGACGGTGGATTGCCAACCATCAACCCAGTTGGGTCAAACTTGGCCTTGGGGGTGCGACAATGGCACTCAACTGGGGCTGTAATGATTTGGGAGGAACGCTGATGGAAGAACACATTACATCAGTGGCGGGGGCGCAGGGGGGCACGGGGGTTAGCCCCGCGGATCTCGTGGCAGCAATTCACTCCTTGGGTCGAACCCCGCGTCAGCGGACAACCCTTTACAATGCCGTTGGAGAGTTGCGATGA